Proteins from a genomic interval of Lolium perenne isolate Kyuss_39 chromosome 1, Kyuss_2.0, whole genome shotgun sequence:
- the LOC139832915 gene encoding uncharacterized protein has protein sequence MELMQGHTMLVESEPQGAGKDTIFAELIEEAKRAASDGGTMSRFSLTVKLLQAKSYYQISNVAFNAILLILALQYPNCSIPKSYEEALSIVGRLGLGYESIHVCPNNCVLFRKDYAKENNCPKCKASRWKDADGRRKIPEKVLRNIRLGLATDGFNPYGNMSNSYKDVARRATAGYQACVHCDKENCSKKLRNKICFIGHRRWLPRHHPWRNSKEFDGASESREKPAEFTPEELKQQLDRVRDVIPGKLQKKRKREDGQCWSRRSCLWDLPYWEDLKLRHNLDVMHIEKNICDNLLGTFMNIQGKTKDTVNSRLDLEDMGIRRDLHLQPVLADSYEMPQAWYTMSKQEKIAFCEFIKAVRFPDGYASNISKCVVTISASFKG, from the exons atggagctgatgCAGGGGCACACCATGTTGGTGGAG TCAGAACCGCAAGGTGCTGGAAAGGACACTATATTTGCTGAGTTGATAGAGGAAGCCAAGCGCGCAGCCAGCGATGGGGGTACAATGTCAAGGTTTTCACTCACAGTCAAGTTACTTCAGGCCAAGTCGTACTACCAGATTAGCAACGTTGCATTCAACGCGATACTCCTGATTTTGGCCTTGCAATACCCTAATTGCTCAATACCAAAGTCATACGAGGAGGCACTTAGCATAGTCGGCAGGTTGGGACTTGGTTATGAGAGTATCCATGTGTGCCCGAATAACTGTGTATTGTTCCGGAAGGATTATGCCAAGGAGAATAATTGCCCCAAGTGCAAAGCCTCCAGATGGAAAGATGCTGATGGTAGGAGAAAGATCCCAGAGAAGGTGCTAAG GAACATAAGGCTTGGACTTGCCACGGATGGTTTTAATCCCTACGGGAATATGAGCAACTCCTACAAAGATGTGGCCC GGAGGGCCACAGCTGGTTACCAGGCATGTGTGCATTGTGACAAAGAGAATTGCTCCAAGAAATTAAGGAACAAAATCTGCTTTATTGGGCACCGCCGTTGGCTACCTCGGCACCATCCTTGGAGAAATAGCAAAGAATTCGATGGTGCTTCTGAAAGCCGTGAGAAGCCAGCGGAATTCACTCCAGAAGAGCTGAAGCAACAGCTTGATAGGGTTAGAGATGTGATACCAGGCAAGCTTCAGAAGAAAAGGAAACGTGAGGACGGTCAGTGTTGGAGCCGTAGATCATGTTTGTGGGACTTGCCATACTGGGAAGATCTAAAGCTGAGGCATAATCTCGATGTAATGCACATCGAGAAAAACATCTGTGACAATTTGCTTGGTACTTTCATGAACATACAAGGCAAGACCAAAGACACTGTGAATTCAAGGCTTGATTTGGAAGACATGGGCATAAGACGTGACTTGCATTTGCAGCCTGTTTTAGCTGACTCTTATGAGATGCCACAGGCGtggtatacaatgagtaaacaagaaaaAATTGCTTTTTGTGAATTCATAAAAGCTGTGAGGTTTCCAGATGGGTACGCGTCTAACATATCCAAGTGTGTTGTCACGATAAGTGCAAGCTTCAAGGGCTGA